TTTCGCCTCTAATTCCGGCAGCGGAACTTTTCCAATTTGAGTATTGAATTCTTCCACGTGTCGGTCAATGCCGTACTGCAGCCGGAACGGTTCTATGAAACTCGATCCCGGATGCAGGGGGACTGTATGCTGTGCGCGTTCCAGCAGCTGTGCGGTCTGCTCAGCCTGTTTCAGATCGCCGGTCTGCAGAAAGGCGCGGTGTTGCAATTCCAGAAATTTCAGTGAACCGGGGATCTGCTGTAGCGATTCGTTTATTACAGGCAACGCTTCCTGCGCGCGTTTGGTTCTGATCAGCAGTTTGGCCAGCTGATAGCGGGCCGGTAGAAAGCCCAGGTTCTGGCGAAACAGTTTCTCTGACTCCTCCATTTGTTCTTCGCGGAGTGCATTCCGGCCGATCTCATACAGGGCCTGCATCTGCTCTCGTTTTGCTTCGCGTGAAAGGTCCGCGCTGCGATTCAGTTCCCGATAGAGTTCGCTACTTTGTTCTGTCCGCCCCGTCCGCTCCAGGCAATACGCGATGCGGCTCTCCGCCAGTCTGCTGTCAGGTATCAGGTCTGCAACCTGCCGAAAACAGAGTTCCGCATGACTGTAATATCCCTGTCCCAGCAACGCTTCGCCCAGTCGCATCCAGTCGTATGCGTTGTTGGTCTGCGTCACCTGCTCTACGAGGGGCTGGATGTCCTCTGCAAACAAGGGATTCATCAGAGTTTTATCAGGCAGCATTGGCGCAGGGCGGGCCGCCCGTTGTATGAACAGGTAGGCACACGCGAACAGTTCCATCACCAGGATCAAGGCGATCGCGCGCAAGATCATTGCGGTGCTCCTTTCTTCGCTCTTTGAATCCAGAACGGAACGGCCTGAATTCGGTCAAAAGGTTTCCGCATGTTGAGCGAACCGGCGGCGATATCGGGCAAGCCATCCTGATTCAAATCTCCCACCGCGACAGTCACCAGGTGAATCGGCTGATTGTCGATCTGCCAGGTTTTGAAGTTCTGCTGACCGTCATTCTCCAGCCAGACCAGGCTGGCATGCTCGGGCGCGTACCAGTCGTTGGTCATACTCGCCAGTACAACATCCAGATCGCTGTCTCCGTCCAGATCGGCGATTGCGGCGGCATAAGTGCCTCCCAGATCAGAAATTCGCTGCTTCTCGAAATTCCAGTCACCCTTGTTTTCAAACCACAGGCAGCCATGATAAGGCTGCGGGTAGGCGTCGAAGTCTTCCAGGTTGTCGCCGGCGGGCAGAATCAGATCTTCGTCACCATCCTGATCCAGGTCGGCGTGAATCAAACCGGCACTTCCCAGATCCATATTCGGCGTCAACCAGAGCGACCGCGTCTTGAATTTGCCACCTCCCAGATTTTCAAAGGCGACCAGTTCTTCTTCTTCCTGGGAAATGATGGTGGCGATATCCAGATCGCCGTCCCCGTCAAAGTCAGCCACAGGAACATGAATCGCGCCGGGTGCATGATACAGGTGATGATCCAGAAACTGAAATTGACCGCGATTCTCCAGCCAGAGGACTTCTCCCCGGTTGTATCCAAACACGGCGACCGCCAGATCGAGATCGCCGTCTCCATCGAAGTCACCGGGTTGCACATCCGCCACGCGCCGTACATCATCCAGGATCACATGCTTCACAAAACCTTCAGGAGTTTGTTCATACAGTTCGACCCGACCGACCACGCCATCGTCTGGTTGTATATTGCCCAGCACGGAAACCACAATATCCAGATCGCCATCGTCGTCGATATCCACGGGCGTCGCATGCGCCGGTGCCGCGACATCTGCGATCAGAGTCTGATCAGTCTCACGATCATTCTCATTTAACTTACGCAGCACGACCCGATTGTGGCCCGCATCGCAGTACAGGATGTCGTTTTTGCCGTCGCCGTCAAAATCCAGTATTTGCACGTTGGTAATCAGGGGCAGTTCGACTCCTGTCTGCAGCGCGCCTTCGCGCACGAACAGAAGTTTCGAAGCCGGGTACGATGTACCTCCCGAGTAGAGTTGATGCAGTCGGCCCAGCGCGGGAATGGAGGGCAGAAAGAACCAGGTGGCCAGAGGCAGTAGAATGACTGCGACGAGCAGAATAATCGTCAGCCACGGTGTTCGAGGAGGGAGAGGTCCCGTAGTTTGAGGACTTTCAGTTAACGACATTGCAGGTGAGCACTCCCGGTGGTGGGCAGGTATCAAATTAGAAGTTCATTTCGGCAGGATGACGGTTTCAGAGAAACACCCCAAGTGTTGTGGTTTCGCGCAATTCAGCGCGACAACCGCAGCCCACACTCGACCCACACAGCGCTTTTACTCGAGACGCGCCCCAGAGAGCAAGGGGAGACGCCTTGTTTTCATCCTATACCTCGCTGGAAATCGTGTCAACTACGGACAGGGCTCTCCGATCACAGCCATATTCTCTGGACGCAGGTAAATCTGGAGTGCGCGGATAGAATAGACTCGCGTATCGTGTGGACTTGTGTATTATAAAGTAAGGTCCTGTCTGTTTTCACTTCTGCGGAGTCGTTCGCCATGCCGGTTCGAATTATTCTGATCTGTCCGTTGATGCTCTGTTTATTCAGCAGTGTTGCAGAGGCGGGTATGCCTGGTGCGTCAATCGACCTGACGGAAATTGCGCAACTGCGACTGCAATCAATCTCGTTTTTCCTGCTGCTGTTTCTGCTGAGTGCCTGGGGGCTGAAAAAGCTCTGGAACATGCTGGCCCGTGATTTTCCGAAACTGCCAGTGATCACCTTCAAGGCGGCGCTGGCGGGAACCTTTCTCTGGGGATTGATGTTTCTGTTTGTGCTGACGATGATCTCCGGTGCGCGGGAACTGCTGACCCCCGGTGCCTGGGAAAAGGACGGACGCACTTATCGCCTGACGGACAGTGAGTCGGAACAGGAAACCAAAGCGGCCGCGGCCGCGTTGCTCAAAGAGCGTCGCTCGAAACTGGCGGAACTGCGTTCGGCCCTGTTCATGCATGTCGCCACGCATGATGGAAGCTATCCAGCAAAAATAGAAGACGCTTCTTTCGCCGACGAATTCTGGATGCAGCCCGGCGATGTGAATGTGAAGTACGGCTATGTGCCCGGCGAAAAGAAAAGCGACGAGGTTCGGCCTCTCGCGTTTGAACAGGCGGTCTACGGCGATGAGCAGCAGTTGATTCTGTTCACCGACGGGGCGATCAAGCAGGTTTCCCTCACAGCAGCACGGGAGACGCTCAATGAAAAATGAAACGGTAGAACCGACAAGAAAACGCAGAGTTAGCTATCTCGTGTTGTTTGTGATTGGTGTCAGCATTTTTATTTATCTGGTAGATTCCAGAATCTTTTTTCCCTTGCAAAGTCTGTTTTATCTCGTCGCGGGGTGGATTCTGTTTTTACGACGTGTCATCCCACAAGTCACTGTGCCCGTCTCCGGTCTGGTGACAGCCCTGGTCGTCGCTG
The sequence above is a segment of the Gimesia algae genome. Coding sequences within it:
- a CDS encoding tetratricopeptide repeat protein, whose protein sequence is MILRAIALILVMELFACAYLFIQRAARPAPMLPDKTLMNPLFAEDIQPLVEQVTQTNNAYDWMRLGEALLGQGYYSHAELCFRQVADLIPDSRLAESRIAYCLERTGRTEQSSELYRELNRSADLSREAKREQMQALYEIGRNALREEQMEESEKLFRQNLGFLPARYQLAKLLIRTKRAQEALPVINESLQQIPGSLKFLELQHRAFLQTGDLKQAEQTAQLLERAQHTVPLHPGSSFIEPFRLQYGIDRHVEEFNTQIGKVPLPELEAKLVKLIDRLEGYPSTHRQIFLMRLLEVQHQQQLPRKMLETILKLNNMGINNADVLMYRAEATGILGDWNQAAVLGQRAGSMSKAADLHQRLADILQQAGQTDESRLEQALTYRLEAMEYYRADQLAEALNKIERAIKLNPADPQCWYDRGLIQEASGEVKASISDFQECLKRAPLHGRARQKLAVEHPDS
- a CDS encoding FG-GAP repeat domain-containing protein, with translation MSLTESPQTTGPLPPRTPWLTIILLVAVILLPLATWFFLPSIPALGRLHQLYSGGTSYPASKLLFVREGALQTGVELPLITNVQILDFDGDGKNDILYCDAGHNRVVLRKLNENDRETDQTLIADVAAPAHATPVDIDDDGDLDIVVSVLGNIQPDDGVVGRVELYEQTPEGFVKHVILDDVRRVADVQPGDFDGDGDLDLAVAVFGYNRGEVLWLENRGQFQFLDHHLYHAPGAIHVPVADFDGDGDLDIATIISQEEEELVAFENLGGGKFKTRSLWLTPNMDLGSAGLIHADLDQDGDEDLILPAGDNLEDFDAYPQPYHGCLWFENKGDWNFEKQRISDLGGTYAAAIADLDGDSDLDVVLASMTNDWYAPEHASLVWLENDGQQNFKTWQIDNQPIHLVTVAVGDLNQDGLPDIAAGSLNMRKPFDRIQAVPFWIQRAKKGAPQ